From the genome of Vicia villosa cultivar HV-30 ecotype Madison, WI linkage group LG2, Vvil1.0, whole genome shotgun sequence, one region includes:
- the LOC131649916 gene encoding protein MAIN-LIKE 2-like yields MLLGLPIDGKAVNGSVQHANSMCERVLGRDLVVPTQGSRGQGISLVSLRDYYDELVLMDNFTEEHVWLMTKVYIMLMFGKLLFPESTGNTVNFFYLSKFDSISKIRKYSWGSAVLAMLYQSLCKNAVAEKCTFYGCAFLLQVWGWWRMPTLSPVGRNNYTFPYATRFCGPKLDYSKNPRGSVVLYRDLIDHLRSEDVLSLNFYMII; encoded by the exons ATGTTACTTGGTCTGCCCATTGATGGTAAGGCTGTTAATGGATCTGTTCAACATGCTAATTCAATGTGTGAGAGAGTGTTGGGAAGAGATCTAGTTGTGCCTACTCAAGGTTCAAGAGGCCAGGGTATCAGTCTGGTCTCCCTTAGAGATTACTATGATGAACTCGTCTTGATGGACAACTTTACTGAGGAGCATGTTTGGTTAATGACTAAGGTTTATATAATGTTGATGTTTGGTAAACTTTTATTCCCGGAGTCGACAGGTAACACTGTCAACTTTTTCTATTTAAGTAAATTTGACAGTATTAGCAAGATTAggaaatatagttgggggtccgccgttttggcgatgttataccagtctctttgtaagaacgcggttgccgagaagtgcaccttctatggatgtgcgttcctcctacaagtatggggttggtggagaaTGCCGACGCTGTCCCCGGTAGGCAGGAACAACTACACGTTCCCTTATGCAACAAG GTTCTGTGGTCCTAAATTGGATTACAGTAAGAATCCGAGGGGGAGTGTTGTTTTATATCGGGACCTAATTGATCACCTCCGATCTGAAGATGTATTATCCCTAAACTTTTATATGATCATATAG